The following coding sequences are from one Desulfosporosinus orientis DSM 765 window:
- a CDS encoding PAS domain S-box protein: MKHPYSDFILGIYFALVTMFIIYQEYILNKGFLYDFRPITMILSGFIGGLETAITAAIISCLYQFIFLGDISFGGILIICAYACLGCFLHHFKSNPFIKKLWLWAFIPGIALTGIVSDTIIDFVAYISFTSLAVVIILGFHFKIQLLLDQRSIYKAIMKSSPLDLIVLNAHGPIYISNHLKSQSHFQQNIERLLPAEELNTLYKDSTTPQHREIPCEDERHISADFFTFQLASNNSACLAIVNDVTERKKELEMLRRAKESFSKAFQLGPLMMSINSRADSRYIDVNQRFLETRGFKHEEVIGKTPPEIGVPESDYNKIVELILTKGSVKNFESSIATQSGPNGTCIISAEEIQIDDQECILFLYYDITEIKRMQTESITQLTERIKLEDELSQNNQLIADIINNMPDAFYVLDNRWRFTFVNKKVEELLLTRANLLNKVFWDINPQARGTLFDIYFHEAKHSDVPITFETPSFLRKKTWYQVAVYPSEIGLSVYYRDISEKKLADEQLLKTQKEMNNILESMTDCFFAINYNWIFTYINRAGEKFFDKSHNELLGKKITEVFNFDDITFIKFQEVMHQKRSVNFEVPYKLFNNQWIEIYAYPTETGLTAYFHDITSRKIAENEISRLDRLNLVGQLAAGIGHEIRNPMTTVRGYLQLLGSKPDYSAQKSTFELMISELDRANSIITEFLSLSQTKQTELELQNLNDILNNLYPLLEADAFTQNKQLCFQLGDLPYLKLNGKEITQLILNLTRNGLEAMQERGCLTVKSYVEYDQAILAIQDEGTGIPPENLKKIGTPFFTTKDKGTGLGLATCYRIAETHNARLDIDTSTSGTTFYLIFPTPVVQKYIID; the protein is encoded by the coding sequence ATTAAACACCCGTATTCTGATTTTATCTTAGGTATTTATTTTGCCCTTGTTACAATGTTTATAATCTACCAGGAATATATCCTCAACAAAGGTTTTCTCTATGATTTTCGGCCTATTACCATGATCCTGTCGGGTTTTATCGGCGGTCTTGAAACCGCAATAACTGCTGCTATCATAAGCTGTCTCTATCAATTCATATTTCTTGGAGACATTTCATTCGGAGGGATATTAATAATCTGTGCCTATGCTTGCCTGGGTTGTTTCTTACACCATTTCAAAAGCAACCCTTTCATAAAAAAACTGTGGCTTTGGGCTTTTATCCCAGGCATAGCCCTTACCGGCATAGTGTCTGATACTATCATCGATTTCGTTGCTTATATAAGCTTCACCAGCCTTGCAGTAGTAATAATCTTAGGATTCCACTTCAAAATCCAATTACTGTTGGATCAGAGATCAATTTATAAAGCCATCATGAAATCAAGTCCCTTGGATTTAATCGTTCTTAATGCTCATGGCCCAATTTATATCAGCAATCATCTAAAGTCTCAGTCACACTTTCAACAAAATATTGAACGTCTTTTACCTGCCGAAGAGCTTAATACTCTCTATAAAGACAGTACAACTCCCCAACACAGAGAAATCCCCTGTGAAGACGAAAGACACATTTCCGCCGATTTCTTTACTTTTCAGCTAGCCAGTAACAATTCAGCTTGTCTGGCGATTGTTAATGATGTTACTGAACGAAAAAAAGAGCTGGAAATGCTCCGCCGGGCAAAAGAGAGCTTTTCTAAAGCTTTTCAGTTGGGTCCTCTTATGATGAGCATCAATTCTAGGGCTGACAGCCGATATATTGATGTTAACCAGCGTTTCCTGGAAACAAGAGGATTCAAACATGAAGAGGTCATAGGCAAAACCCCTCCTGAAATTGGTGTGCCTGAAAGTGACTATAACAAGATTGTCGAACTTATTTTGACAAAGGGTAGTGTCAAAAATTTCGAAAGTTCTATAGCTACTCAATCAGGTCCAAATGGTACCTGTATTATTTCAGCAGAAGAAATACAAATTGACGATCAGGAGTGTATCTTATTCTTATATTACGATATAACTGAAATAAAGCGAATGCAGACAGAAAGCATAACGCAACTTACGGAGCGGATTAAATTAGAGGACGAGCTTTCTCAGAATAACCAACTTATTGCTGATATTATCAATAATATGCCAGACGCATTCTATGTTTTAGATAATCGCTGGCGTTTTACATTTGTCAATAAAAAAGTAGAGGAGCTATTATTAACCCGCGCAAACCTTCTCAACAAAGTGTTTTGGGATATTAACCCTCAAGCTCGAGGCACCCTATTTGATATCTATTTTCACGAAGCAAAACACAGTGACGTCCCTATCACCTTTGAAACTCCAAGCTTCTTACGAAAAAAAACCTGGTATCAAGTAGCAGTTTATCCCTCTGAAATAGGGTTGTCTGTTTATTATCGAGATATTTCTGAAAAAAAACTAGCCGATGAACAATTACTTAAAACCCAAAAGGAAATGAATAATATCCTGGAGAGCATGACGGATTGTTTTTTTGCCATTAATTATAACTGGATATTCACCTATATTAATCGTGCAGGAGAAAAATTCTTTGACAAAAGTCACAACGAACTATTAGGAAAAAAAATTACAGAGGTTTTTAACTTTGATGATATAACTTTCATTAAATTTCAGGAAGTGATGCATCAAAAACGCTCGGTGAATTTCGAAGTCCCCTACAAATTGTTCAATAATCAATGGATTGAGATCTATGCCTATCCCACAGAAACAGGACTTACCGCCTATTTCCACGATATTACAAGCCGAAAAATTGCGGAAAACGAAATATCAAGGCTTGACCGTCTCAACCTTGTCGGTCAATTGGCCGCTGGTATAGGCCATGAAATACGAAATCCTATGACTACGGTGCGTGGCTATCTTCAATTGCTTGGTTCAAAACCTGATTATTCAGCACAAAAATCTACCTTTGAATTAATGATTTCGGAATTAGATCGAGCTAACTCAATTATTACAGAATTTCTGTCTTTGTCTCAAACTAAGCAAACGGAATTGGAGCTGCAAAACCTTAATGATATTCTAAACAATTTATACCCTCTCCTAGAAGCAGACGCTTTTACTCAAAATAAACAACTTTGTTTCCAGCTAGGAGATCTTCCCTATCTTAAACTCAATGGCAAAGAGATCACTCAACTTATTCTTAATTTAACTCGAAATGGTCTTGAAGCCATGCAGGAAAGAGGTTGTCTGACGGTTAAAAGTTATGTGGAATATGATCAAGCAATCCTCGCGATACAAGATGAAGGAACCGGCATTCCGCCAGAAAATCTCAAAAAAATAGGTACACCCTTCTTTACGACAAAAGACAAAGGCACTGGATTGGGACTGGCAACCTGCTACAGAATTGCAGAGACTCATAATGCTCGTTTGGATATTGATACAAGTACTAGCGGAACAACATTTTATCTCATTTTCCCTACCCCTGTAGTTCAGAAATACATCATTGATTAA
- a CDS encoding iron-containing alcohol dehydrogenase translates to MENTHNFLLPKTNLMGTGAIKDLPNQLLSFKLSKVLIVTDKNMISLGYVDSIERILKNLFISYDIFDGILHPNPTVSFVEDGLTYLKKGFNVFKRNYKLIISIGGGTNHDCAKAIATVGTNGGSINDYEGFNKVTKPAIPHIAINTTAGSAAELTMFAIITDQSRKVKMAVASPFLTPYISVNDPIFMTTMPKEVTASSGIDVVSHAIEAFVSTEASPITDSLALKAIRLAFEYLPRAYENGNDLEAREKMMFANTMAGMAFNNAGLGYVHCMAHQLGGFYNQTHGCYNAVLLPYVFEFNSPSIPEERIFQLCEAIGPITRNRIQAIDIIIDSIHELRSKIEIPGNLTEMGLKAGDIEPLSQNALKDISAFTNPRQGFVDDIIYLIKSAS, encoded by the coding sequence TTGGAAAACACTCATAATTTTCTCCTGCCGAAAACGAATCTCATGGGTACAGGGGCAATCAAAGACCTGCCAAACCAATTATTATCCTTTAAGCTCAGCAAAGTATTAATCGTAACCGATAAAAATATGATAAGCCTCGGCTATGTAGATAGTATCGAGAGAATCTTAAAAAATCTTTTCATTTCATATGATATTTTTGACGGTATTTTACATCCCAACCCTACGGTTTCGTTTGTTGAGGACGGTTTAACCTATCTTAAAAAAGGTTTTAATGTGTTTAAACGTAATTATAAACTGATTATATCCATCGGCGGTGGAACAAATCACGATTGTGCCAAAGCAATAGCGACAGTAGGTACCAATGGCGGTTCAATCAATGATTATGAAGGGTTTAATAAAGTCACCAAACCGGCTATCCCGCATATTGCCATCAATACCACCGCTGGGTCTGCGGCTGAATTAACCATGTTTGCCATTATAACCGACCAATCCAGGAAAGTGAAAATGGCCGTCGCTTCTCCTTTTCTAACTCCCTATATCTCAGTCAACGACCCAATATTTATGACCACCATGCCCAAAGAGGTCACCGCCAGCTCCGGTATTGACGTTGTTTCCCATGCCATTGAAGCCTTTGTCTCAACAGAAGCTTCTCCTATCACTGATTCTTTAGCACTAAAGGCCATAAGATTAGCTTTCGAGTATCTGCCCAGAGCTTATGAAAACGGCAATGATCTTGAAGCCCGGGAAAAAATGATGTTTGCCAATACTATGGCAGGTATGGCTTTTAACAATGCCGGATTGGGCTACGTACACTGTATGGCTCATCAATTGGGAGGATTCTATAATCAAACCCACGGCTGCTATAACGCCGTCCTATTGCCTTATGTGTTTGAATTCAATTCCCCATCCATACCGGAAGAAAGAATCTTTCAGCTGTGTGAAGCCATTGGACCTATAACCCGCAACCGAATTCAAGCAATTGATATCATCATTGACTCAATCCATGAATTAAGATCTAAAATCGAGATCCCAGGCAATTTAACGGAAATGGGGCTAAAAGCAGGTGATATCGAACCCCTCTCTCAAAACGCTCTCAAAGATATTAGTGCATTCACAAATCCCAGACAAGGTTTTGTGGATGATATTATTTACCTAATTAAATCTGCCTCCTAG
- a CDS encoding damage-control phosphatase ARMT1 family protein, whose product MKVALECIPCYLKQTINTIAQTKIPEEKAREIIYQILSLLPECDPQGTPAENSTVVLRRVNELLGIQDPFLKAKKESNHLALKLLPQLREKISRNNDPLFMSLKIAVAGNIIDMGILKDFDVEGSIREAMEKDFARDDYEDFQKQLKDARSVLILGDNSGEIAFDRLLAEQLLEQGVEVTYAVKDQPILNDATMADADHVGITEKIRVISNGSGFLGTVLKDCSEEFKQVYENSDIIISKGQANYESIEALGREDRRLFFLLRAKCEIVADNLEVELGQMVFCHS is encoded by the coding sequence GTGAAGGTTGCCCTGGAATGCATTCCTTGCTACTTAAAGCAGACGATTAATACAATTGCCCAAACAAAAATCCCTGAGGAAAAAGCCAGAGAAATAATTTATCAAATTTTATCCCTCCTGCCTGAATGCGATCCCCAAGGAACTCCGGCAGAAAACTCGACGGTTGTTCTGAGAAGGGTTAATGAGTTGTTGGGAATCCAAGACCCCTTTCTAAAAGCAAAGAAAGAATCCAACCATCTGGCCCTAAAACTTTTACCTCAGTTAAGAGAGAAGATTTCCCGTAATAACGATCCTCTCTTTATGTCGCTGAAAATCGCAGTTGCCGGCAATATTATTGATATGGGCATTCTGAAAGATTTTGATGTTGAGGGGAGTATCCGGGAGGCTATGGAGAAAGACTTTGCCCGGGATGATTACGAGGACTTCCAGAAACAATTAAAGGATGCACGTAGTGTATTAATTCTTGGAGATAATAGCGGTGAAATTGCTTTTGATCGACTTTTAGCGGAACAACTCCTTGAACAGGGGGTTGAGGTGACCTATGCGGTTAAAGATCAGCCGATTTTGAATGACGCTACTATGGCAGATGCGGATCATGTAGGTATCACAGAGAAGATACGCGTTATTTCTAATGGCAGCGGTTTTTTAGGGACCGTTTTGAAGGATTGCTCTGAAGAATTTAAACAGGTCTATGAGAATTCTGACATCATTATCAGTAAAGGGCAGGCAAATTATGAATCCATAGAAGCTCTTGGCAGGGAGGACAGAAGGCTGTTTTTCTTACTGCGGGCCAAATGCGAGATTGTAGCAGACAATTTAGAGGTTGAGCTTGGACAAATGGTCTTTTGTCACAGTTAA
- a CDS encoding YkgJ family cysteine cluster protein, with protein sequence MNHRQLVLDENSEFQFHCHDGLDCFKKCCRDINIYLTPYDVLRMKNSLGLPSGEFLEKYTLKVQAPHTGFTFVQIKMSEEDNLKCPFITGKGCQVYLERPWSCRIAPVDMLGGGKYSFIFESSRCHGLKEPKVQTIKEWISDQGLEIYEEMEEGFNEIPKHLKLTGSKARDKKISDLFFTACYDLDKFRCLLMNNPYVFERMNLSEEQIQGIRQDDIQLMKFGFKLLVSGEDSLNDFSLED encoded by the coding sequence ATGAATCACCGACAATTGGTCCTGGATGAAAACAGCGAATTTCAATTTCATTGTCATGATGGGCTGGATTGCTTTAAAAAGTGCTGCCGGGACATTAATATTTATCTTACTCCTTACGATGTCTTGCGAATGAAAAATTCTTTAGGCCTCCCATCTGGAGAATTTTTGGAAAAGTATACCCTTAAGGTACAGGCGCCTCACACCGGATTTACCTTTGTACAAATCAAAATGTCCGAAGAGGATAATCTGAAATGTCCCTTCATCACAGGTAAGGGATGTCAGGTTTATCTGGAGAGGCCATGGTCTTGCCGGATTGCTCCGGTGGACATGCTTGGGGGAGGCAAGTATTCCTTTATCTTTGAAAGTTCCCGCTGCCATGGTCTTAAAGAGCCTAAGGTACAAACCATTAAAGAATGGATTAGCGACCAAGGTTTAGAGATCTACGAAGAAATGGAAGAGGGTTTTAATGAAATACCTAAACATCTCAAACTTACCGGCAGCAAGGCCAGAGATAAAAAAATCAGTGATCTTTTCTTCACGGCCTGTTATGATCTGGATAAATTCAGATGTTTATTAATGAATAATCCTTACGTGTTTGAAAGAATGAATTTGAGTGAGGAACAAATACAGGGAATCAGACAAGATGACATTCAGCTAATGAAATTTGGCTTTAAACTGTTAGTGTCGGGAGAGGATAGCTTAAACGATTTCTCCCTGGAGGATTGA
- a CDS encoding PDZ domain-containing protein, giving the protein MNNNGSSPRMALVTGLVGALIGGVISAGLMISVYTNKPQTGVKMPISVTQPVSQGIKVDYNPSSYPVTEIAQNVGPADQAGLKQGDIITHINDAAISDSAGLTHELFKYNPNDKVKLTNYRNGSSHMVTVTLTEIKSE; this is encoded by the coding sequence ATGAATAATAATGGCAGTTCTCCCCGTATGGCGTTAGTGACTGGTTTAGTAGGCGCACTGATAGGAGGAGTTATATCAGCCGGACTTATGATTTCGGTGTACACTAACAAGCCGCAAACTGGGGTCAAAATGCCTATTTCAGTTACTCAGCCAGTATCTCAAGGAATTAAGGTTGACTACAATCCATCGTCCTATCCGGTTACAGAGATAGCCCAAAACGTCGGGCCGGCAGATCAAGCAGGCTTAAAACAGGGTGATATCATTACACACATCAACGATGCCGCCATTTCCGACTCAGCAGGCTTGACCCATGAATTATTTAAATATAATCCTAATGATAAAGTAAAGTTAACCAATTATCGCAATGGATCTTCCCATATGGTTACTGTAACACTAACTGAGATAAAAAGTGAATAA
- the panB gene encoding 3-methyl-2-oxobutanoate hydroxymethyltransferase, giving the protein MKKTIELVMNMKKAGKRITMLTCYDYPTAVMQEKAGVDVIFVGDSVGTNMLGYESAVEVTMDDMLHHLKAVRRGVKDALLLADMPYRSYETDEIALQNARLFIQAGADAVKLEGREELVVEYLTKNNIDVVGHLGFTPQTHDKASVQGKTFEQAKELLESALSLEKAGIKLLVLEMVPEEVAGLISKQLKIPTIGIAAGRYCDGQVQVINDLLGMTQRKLVHVKEYADYKTSTFQAVKSYKDEVENGLFPEKNNVRIMDSGELQEFKALFG; this is encoded by the coding sequence ATGAAAAAAACCATTGAATTGGTTATGAACATGAAAAAAGCGGGAAAAAGGATTACGATGCTAACCTGTTATGACTATCCTACCGCTGTTATGCAGGAGAAGGCGGGGGTTGACGTTATCTTTGTCGGGGATAGTGTCGGCACCAATATGCTTGGGTATGAGAGTGCCGTGGAAGTAACCATGGATGATATGCTGCATCATTTAAAAGCCGTCAGAAGGGGCGTTAAAGATGCCCTATTGCTTGCCGACATGCCGTATCGATCCTATGAAACCGATGAAATAGCTTTACAAAACGCCCGGTTGTTTATACAGGCAGGAGCTGATGCCGTTAAGCTTGAAGGACGAGAGGAACTGGTGGTTGAATACTTAACCAAGAATAATATTGATGTTGTCGGACATTTAGGTTTTACGCCTCAGACTCATGACAAAGCCTCAGTACAAGGGAAAACCTTTGAACAAGCTAAAGAACTGTTAGAAAGTGCCCTGAGTCTAGAGAAAGCGGGGATAAAGTTACTGGTCTTAGAAATGGTTCCCGAGGAAGTTGCAGGATTAATATCTAAACAATTAAAAATTCCGACCATTGGCATTGCAGCAGGGAGATATTGTGATGGCCAGGTTCAAGTCATCAATGATTTGTTGGGGATGACACAAAGAAAACTTGTTCATGTAAAAGAGTATGCAGATTATAAGACGTCCACGTTTCAAGCCGTTAAAAGCTATAAAGATGAAGTGGAAAACGGACTTTTTCCAGAGAAAAATAATGTTCGAATCATGGATAGCGGTGAATTACAGGAATTTAAAGCCTTGTTTGGTTAA
- a CDS encoding MFS transporter: protein MINIYLLFLSIGHLVVDLGQGILPILTPLLAESFHLSYFQVGIIALAFTFTSALIQPVFGVLSDRFSMPWLMPVSLFLSGFGLAMTGMVHSYGLLLVAVLLSGMGVAGYHPEGSKLAHFLSEDSKAGASMAVFSVGGNLGFGLGPMLAVFVLSFAGLRSIQGVMIPGVLAALLFMFLLPKFKNILAEKTHAQKKVIEKTKNAKNRVGSLVILMLYVTTRSWIQSGIIYFIPFYFPSFKGIAEPEYLVSTFLIAGAVGTILGGPFADRFGGKKGMLVSMVVCLVTLYPFIHLNGALLPILAFIVGAALISTFSTTVVFGQRLLPNNIGLASGMLLGFGVGMGSVGVTLLGVVADHVGLPITMNIISVLPVLGIILAVALPDVRARKSVSKLDVANASK from the coding sequence TTGATTAACATCTATTTGCTTTTTTTGAGTATCGGTCATTTAGTGGTTGATTTGGGACAGGGGATTTTGCCGATTTTAACCCCTTTACTGGCGGAAAGTTTTCACCTTAGCTATTTTCAAGTAGGGATTATTGCTTTAGCCTTTACATTTACGTCAGCTCTTATCCAGCCGGTTTTTGGGGTGTTAAGCGACCGGTTCAGTATGCCTTGGTTAATGCCGGTCAGTCTTTTTCTTTCAGGTTTTGGTTTAGCCATGACGGGTATGGTGCACTCTTATGGTCTTTTGTTGGTGGCGGTACTCTTAAGTGGTATGGGAGTGGCCGGATACCATCCCGAAGGATCAAAATTGGCCCATTTCCTCAGCGAAGACAGTAAAGCCGGGGCTTCTATGGCGGTTTTCTCCGTGGGAGGAAATCTGGGTTTTGGACTTGGTCCTATGTTAGCGGTGTTTGTCTTAAGCTTTGCCGGACTGAGGTCCATTCAAGGCGTCATGATTCCGGGAGTTTTAGCCGCCTTGTTATTCATGTTCTTATTGCCGAAATTTAAGAACATCTTGGCCGAAAAAACTCATGCTCAAAAAAAAGTCATAGAGAAAACAAAAAACGCAAAAAATAGGGTGGGAAGTTTAGTTATATTAATGCTCTACGTAACCACAAGATCATGGATACAATCCGGTATTATTTATTTCATACCATTTTATTTCCCGAGTTTTAAGGGGATTGCCGAACCCGAATACTTAGTGAGTACCTTTTTAATCGCAGGGGCAGTAGGCACAATTTTAGGCGGGCCATTCGCTGATCGCTTCGGTGGAAAGAAGGGGATGTTAGTTTCCATGGTTGTCTGTTTAGTCACCCTTTATCCTTTTATACATTTAAACGGTGCTTTGCTTCCCATTTTAGCTTTCATTGTCGGAGCGGCGCTGATTTCGACGTTTTCAACAACCGTGGTATTTGGACAACGGTTATTACCTAATAATATTGGTCTAGCTTCGGGTATGCTGCTGGGTTTTGGAGTCGGTATGGGTTCCGTTGGGGTAACCTTACTTGGAGTAGTCGCTGATCATGTTGGGCTGCCTATTACTATGAATATCATCAGTGTGCTCCCCGTCCTGGGGATTATCCTTGCCGTTGCCCTGCCGGATGTTAGAGCAAGAAAATCGGTTTCTAAACTGGACGTGGCGAATGCCAGCAAATAA
- a CDS encoding GNAT family N-acetyltransferase, with protein sequence MDWHYENGRIYGTDEKGELMCEATFVRKENGEMNIDHTYVNHDLRGQGAAGKMMEAVAEYFRKEGYRTTASCSYANIWLKRHEKQYAEILSETIGEQAAACKIDGKH encoded by the coding sequence ATGGATTGGCATTATGAAAATGGGCGGATTTATGGTACGGATGAAAAAGGTGAACTGATGTGTGAGGCTACCTTTGTCCGGAAAGAAAATGGAGAGATGAATATCGATCATACCTATGTTAATCATGATTTAAGAGGTCAGGGAGCAGCCGGAAAGATGATGGAAGCTGTTGCTGAGTATTTTAGGAAAGAAGGGTATCGAACGACAGCTTCATGTTCCTATGCGAATATTTGGCTTAAGCGTCATGAAAAGCAATACGCAGAAATTCTTTCCGAGACGATTGGGGAACAAGCTGCTGCATGTAAGATTGATGGAAAACATTAA
- a CDS encoding DUF3786 domain-containing protein, which translates to MSHGEMESESNYQVVYSKLWQDIKKRSPKEITAVRSVSYNSDTRQFIVMFFNEEYIVNWDNEIIFRKTDGFFPDVMATIIMLNYLACAQPLPESDPKWVSVKEIPGGMIFYSAFHKRAILVLTEIFGHQAYKLLHAAQSLGGETAPFGDSSVVFKAFPEVPLCVIVWEGDEEVRANATVLYDPSIRSLLPSGIIIDLGIYLAGELKRLAEASCN; encoded by the coding sequence ATGAGTCATGGGGAAATGGAGAGTGAATCCAACTATCAAGTTGTTTACAGTAAACTTTGGCAGGATATAAAAAAGCGTAGCCCTAAAGAGATAACAGCTGTACGTTCAGTTTCCTACAACAGTGACACCCGTCAGTTTATTGTAATGTTCTTTAATGAGGAGTATATTGTAAATTGGGATAATGAAATAATTTTCCGGAAAACGGATGGATTTTTTCCAGATGTTATGGCTACAATTATTATGCTTAATTATTTAGCTTGTGCGCAGCCGCTGCCGGAATCTGATCCCAAGTGGGTAAGTGTCAAAGAAATACCAGGCGGGATGATTTTTTATTCTGCTTTTCATAAAAGGGCTATTTTAGTGTTAACGGAGATTTTTGGACATCAGGCTTATAAGTTATTGCACGCTGCCCAATCCTTAGGCGGTGAAACAGCTCCTTTTGGTGATTCATCCGTAGTTTTCAAAGCATTTCCGGAGGTCCCTTTGTGTGTTATAGTTTGGGAAGGAGATGAAGAAGTTCGGGCTAATGCAACGGTGCTTTATGATCCTTCTATAAGAAGCTTGCTGCCTAGCGGGATTATTATTGATCTTGGTATATACCTTGCCGGTGAGCTGAAAAGACTGGCTGAGGCGAGTTGTAACTGA
- a CDS encoding BMP family lipoprotein, whose amino-acid sequence MKRLSAILLVLLLCVTMVTGCGGTASTGGESSKGFEIALITDKGNIDDKSFNQGAWEGVVKFAEENKISHKYYKPEEASDAGYLAAIDLAVTGGAKVVVTPGYLFEVPIYEAQTKYPEVKFILLDGTPHTADYKTFKTNENVASILYSEEEPGYLAGYAAVMDGMTKLGFMGGMAVPAVQAFGYGYLQGAEAAAVKLGLPEGSISVTYHYTGDFAETDTNKATAKTMYQEGTEVIFACGGSVGKSVMSAAAEAGKKVIGVDVDQRYDSETVITSATKGLGASVIQVLDSIYKTNSWSTFAGKSTYFNASNNGVGLPTTVIGEENGNAFDRFKSFTKKDYDAVYASLADNSVDPVRTIKVADPNGYATADELVSGLKLSKVAVKVR is encoded by the coding sequence ATGAAAAGACTTTCGGCAATACTATTGGTTCTGTTGTTATGCGTCACAATGGTTACAGGCTGCGGGGGTACAGCCAGCACAGGCGGTGAATCAAGTAAAGGCTTCGAAATCGCTCTGATTACCGACAAAGGCAACATCGATGACAAGTCCTTTAACCAAGGTGCGTGGGAAGGCGTTGTTAAATTTGCGGAGGAAAACAAAATTTCCCACAAGTATTACAAGCCTGAAGAAGCTTCAGACGCAGGCTATCTTGCAGCTATCGATTTAGCTGTCACCGGTGGCGCAAAGGTTGTTGTAACTCCAGGTTATCTGTTTGAGGTTCCGATCTACGAAGCACAAACTAAGTACCCGGAAGTAAAATTCATCCTCTTAGATGGAACACCTCATACTGCCGATTACAAAACCTTTAAAACGAATGAAAATGTTGCAAGCATATTGTACTCAGAAGAAGAACCTGGTTATCTTGCCGGTTATGCTGCAGTTATGGACGGCATGACGAAGTTAGGCTTTATGGGAGGTATGGCCGTACCTGCTGTTCAGGCATTCGGCTATGGCTATTTGCAGGGCGCAGAGGCTGCTGCGGTTAAATTGGGTCTTCCTGAAGGTTCAATTTCTGTGACTTATCATTATACGGGTGATTTTGCAGAAACTGATACTAATAAGGCTACAGCAAAAACCATGTATCAAGAAGGTACCGAGGTTATCTTTGCTTGCGGCGGTTCCGTAGGTAAGAGTGTTATGTCGGCAGCAGCAGAAGCTGGTAAAAAGGTTATCGGGGTTGACGTCGATCAGAGATATGACAGCGAAACTGTTATCACATCTGCAACCAAAGGCCTTGGGGCTTCCGTAATACAGGTACTTGATTCTATCTATAAGACTAACAGCTGGAGCACCTTCGCTGGGAAATCTACATACTTCAATGCATCTAACAACGGTGTTGGCCTTCCCACAACTGTCATTGGTGAAGAAAATGGCAATGCGTTTGACCGATTCAAATCCTTCACTAAAAAAGACTACGACGCTGTCTATGCATCACTAGCCGACAATTCAGTCGATCCTGTCCGTACCATCAAGGTTGCTGATCCTAACGGTTATGCAACAGCTGATGAGCTTGTATCTGGTTTAAAACTTTCAAAGGTTGCCGTAAAGGTAAGATAA